The DNA region GTGTGTCGCAAAGATTTCTAAACACATACGGTTCCATTCTAAATGACTCGAAGCATCTAACGTCATTCCCCAAAACTTCAATTGTGTATTGTCTTCCCTGAAGTGCCGAAATTCTGCATGGGATGTTCCTTTGAACCACTCGTTCGGCCTCCATTAGTTGTACCATCAATAAGAAGAACCACCACTGTCTAACAACGATCTCGTCATCGTCAGAGTTCCCGGCATACCGTGCAGAATTGCTATTCCTTGGCATATTGAGAATTGCTACTGTACGCCTATAACTGTTGTAAGAATAGCACACTGTACGTTAACATTTAAAAACCACATTTCATACCACACAAGACAGTCAAAGCACGcattaaaaatattcaaatgaaATTATTCCAAACACCCGAAACAAACATTCTGGGGATAAGAAATGTCATAACAAAGTAAAGTAAAAGCAATTAGCGGAACATGTTCAACTAAACGTAAACCAATATACTTTACGCGTCGATTCAGGAGTCGGCAAGGTTCTGCAGCCATTCAATTCGCTCGTCCTCGTCTAAGAACATGAAAACCTTCCTTATTTCCTTATCTGCCAGCGCCATTGCGGCTTTCACATAAAAGCGACGCGGGACCTTctccttcaattttttcaactCTAACATGGCTTCGTTGACGCTATCCTTCTCTGGCTTATCAGGGCTTGATACGGACTTGCTTCGCTTTGATGCCGATGGGGTTTCGAGACCATTCTTGTTGAAGCTATCCCTAAACAATTCCATGCACTCATGTATTATGGACTTTTCCGATGAAGCTCTTTTAGACACTCGACGTCGGGACTCTGATATTATTGGATCTTCAACATTGACAGGGTCGTCACTCTCGTCGGAGCACTCCACGATGTTGACAGCCTGTTTCTGCTTTCCCCTCGACGCTGATATGAATGCCGCATGCAGCCGTCGTTCCTCAGATGAAGTTGTCGGTGGATTGGTGGAGGAGATGCGAAGAGCACCGGTAGCAGTTGAAGAACTGAAAAGCTCATTCAATAGGCTGTAGTGCTTGCAGCCTTTGGTCCGGAATGCCTTGAATGCCCTGTTCTTCTGCACATTGAGATACGGTATATGTTACGAGAACAGTAACAGTAAATAGTGAGGAACTATAGAAAGCCAACGACATCCCGTGAAGGACATGCCAATATCTAGAAAATTGAACAACCAATAGgcattttaaataaaaggaaTTGTTAGCATTGCATAACTCATATTATGAACTCATCTTCAAGCACAGAAGACAGTAACATATTTGAAGCGTGTACCTTGCTAAACATATCCCAGACATCGGGACTGGCCTTGATGGTGTTCGTGTCTGCATCCCATCCCACTCCAGTGTGGTTCCTTAGCTCAGTGAATTGCCTGTATGTCCCTTTCAATCTAGCACACTTGTCCCTTACCTTCGTCCAACAAAGTTGTGCTTCAGGAAATTGCTTCTCTATTTCCTTAGTCATCTCTTCCCAATGAGATCTCTTCCAGGAAGTCGTTTGGGTCACTTTGAAGACTTCAAGCATGATATGTATGAATGCCAACTCCATCTCATCACTCCATTCCAGTACATTCTCACCCTTTGGAGCCATTATCGATGCAACTTTTGGACCACAACTTCCACACATAATaggtaaaaaataatattaacagACCAGAATCAAATTGTGTAAAATTGGACATCTCCATAAGCAGAGAAGGTCAGCTATCAAACATAAGATTCAAATGACACTTCCTATGAATGAAGACATACACTAATTACTTTGACAAAGAATTAAATGGTCTTCAAACCATTCAGATAGTAAGCTACAGGACATATGACTTCATGAGAAACTTACAGAGTGAGTTGTCCTAGAATAATTGGACATGCTAAAGATATTCAAAGAACATGCTAGGAAATGGACCACAAACTACATTAAAATAGGAAGACAATCACAATACTAGTAGATAGTTAGGGAGAAAGGCTTTTAGGGATTTGACTGGATGGGATTGCAGTGCCAAGGAAAAGGCTTCAATTGAACTTCTCCCTATTAAGATGAGACCAAACATGATTAACCAAGAGAGACCCATTACCATTCTTCTCTAATAATTGAGCATGCTAGCACCCGAGATGGGCCAACCGGGTCCTCGGAACCTATCGGATAGTAAGAATAGCACTCAACAaacagaaagaagaaagaagaataaCAACTTCacagaaagaagaaagaagaacagCAGCTATCGGCTAGCACCCGAGAAGCCAACCGGCTTCTACCTTTCAACTTTGGATGTACTATATCTTGTTGAAATGCCATGCTCGACCTGTTGAATGTTATTCGATAATATTTCTAAACTGTGGCTACATAATATTTCTTAACCGCGGCTGACTCCAATAACGAGTAATGTCCCCGATAATAATTTCGCGTACTGGTTTGATCTTCTCCCAAAATAAGAATAGCACTCAGCAAACAgatagaagaaagaagaacagCAGCTTCACATTCGTATAAGAGCTAGACACAGAATCAGTAATCGACATAAGGCGATAAGCATAGCACTCAACAAACAGAAAGATAAACTGTAACTGCACATTCGCCGAACACGGAACAACAGAACAACCTTCACACGGGGTTTCAGCAAAACAAGAACAACATATTGGCTCTCAGTGACCAAAGAATGCAGTGGAAGCCATAAAATTATGCAACAAACATCTTCAACTGGCGAGAGGAAATGTAGAAATTACCTGAAATGCAGAATGCGTTCGACACCAGAGGAGACGCTGGGATTTAAAGCCTCGCGTGCTGGTGAATTTTAGCAGTGCAAGGACCCTCAAAAAAACCGAAAGAAGGGAATCTTTGTCCTTCTGTGGCAGACGTTGCTCAGTTGGGGGAATCGTATTCCTGACAAAGGGGGGCCTTTGCCCTGTTCTTGCAGGTACTTTCTACCGATTCTTCTGCGCAATCAAGACCCATAGGGAAAAATGTGCAAGATGGGATGTTATATCCGTGAAATCATCTATTGCTTATTGTAATTGCGAAATTCGGACATCGCTTACCTTCTTCGAGCGGCCGATTGCAGTGAATTCTGGACCGATTATGACTCGGCAATGTCGATTAGGAGGCTTCGCTGCCGATGTCGATGTCTTCTACGCGGCGACGCCCCTAAAATGGAGTTGAAATCGGGGCAGATTCAACAGCTTCACCACCGTCGAAGTCCGATTTCAAATCTCGGTTAGCAAGATCGACGACACAGAGGTTAGATGGAACTCGGCTGACCGTTCTGTCtgtgaaacaaaaaaaattagggcaaCAGAGGACGGAGAAGATGAAGGCTTCTGGCAGTGGGTCCCTCCATATTACCGTTTGACCCCCATTTTTTGTCCGTTTGCgagttgagttaaatttttttcggttgccaaacagataataattttactgttgaattgaagataaatgaaGTTTAAGTGGagtaaagtaaaaaaaattactgcaGAACCAAATATCACTCCTCACGACAATTTAAAAAACAGAAAGCattatttctctctttttcttataaaataaatgaatgagATAGAATCAATCATGCTTTATAtcattgatttatttttgtttcttttcatTCACGATGACTATCAGATATGTACTAAAGAGTCTCGACACTTTGAATTGAAATGAGTAACTTTTCTTCTAATTAAACATCGAGATGGGTCATCTGATACGATATCTTGAATCGTTTGTACCTTCCAATCCGGTTACGAAAAAATGATGTCGAAAATCCATAAGGTAGTGAAGTTCGGCTATGCCAACTTATTTTTTCTTACAACATATGAAGGAAGATTGCAGTGAAGCTATCAACGGGTGGAGAGAATTGGGGGGAGGGGACCATTGACAACAATTGCTTTTTGTCTGTTCTGTTTTTATGTTATGTAAGCATGGAAGAAGACACCCAAGAATGTGGAATTTACTTACTCAACCATTTGGGTGAGAGGGAGGGTATGAGAGGTTGAGAAAGCAATTTGGGCAGATAATGTGATAATGGGGTCTCAACCACACCTCCCTCCCATTAACCTCCTCCACACACATCACTTGCTCCCCCTCCCCCCAAATTGTTCTCTTCTGCAGCCACCTCCTGATGATTCCCCTAATTGTGATGGCCACTTCTGTTGCTTCTTGACAATCTGTTTAGTAGGGC from Punica granatum isolate Tunisia-2019 chromosome 3, ASM765513v2, whole genome shotgun sequence includes:
- the LOC116201512 gene encoding uncharacterized protein LOC116201512 — its product is MAPKGENVLEWSDEMELAFIHIMLEVFKVTQTTSWKRSHWEEMTKEIEKQFPEAQLCWTKVRDKCARLKGTYRQFTELRNHTGVGWDADTNTIKASPDVWDMFSKKNRAFKAFRTKGCKHYSLLNELFSSSTATGALRISSTNPPTTSSEERRLHAAFISASRGKQKQAVNIVECSDESDDPVNVEDPIISESRRRVSKRASSEKSIIHECMELFRDSFNKNGLETPSASKRSKSVSSPDKPEKDSVNEAMLELKKLKEKVPRRFYVKAAMALADKEIRKVFMFLDEDERIEWLQNLADS